The Sedimentibacter sp. zth1 DNA segment TGGTCCAATCGGTTCAGGATGGTCCAAATCAGGATGTAATGATTCACCCGTTTTTGGATTATACCAACTCCCTTTACCTGTTTCTGGTCCACCAGAACCTCTCCATTCCCAGTCCTCACCTGGTGATTCAGTCGGGTCATCTCCAGGATACTCAACTTCTGGAAGTTCAACTTCATTATTATCATCGGAATTTTCTGTAACTGCTTCATAGATTCTCATACCACCATAGATAAGTACACCACCAATCAATATAAATGGTATGGCAACATCATCTACTACTCCAACCCCAGTAGCATCGTCTGCAACTAAACTACCTGATAAAACAAGCACTCCTGCACCAAAACCACTACTCTTTCTAATCTCAGGTTGTTCAATCTCAAATGAGTAGCACTCAACATCTTGACTCGTCCCCTCACTACCACTAGTTAAATCATCCCAAGAAGATGAATAATTTATATCATAATTGCCTAAAATTGAACGTAACAGGTCTAATCTATCATGTTTTCGCAGTTCATTTTCCAAATCTCTTTGATGACATTTCAAGTCTTTTTCTTCCTCTATTGTATTCCACTCTATATCAATACTTCCTGCTGATATTTTTATAGCCTCTTGATTTGATTTCGCTAACTCTGCTGCTGTTACTGTTACATCATATTTTTCTACTCCAGTACCGGGTATTTCTTTTGTATCATAATCATTTTTATAGATTTTTGTAATTTTTACAGTACGTTCATACGTATATATTATTCTACTACCATTGTCATCTTTGATTGCTTCATTCCAATCACCATATTCAGTATGTGTATCGTCAAGATAATATGTCTTTGGTCGTAACTCTCTCATCAACTCAGCATTTTGATGTGCTATGTTTTGCTTTTCTGTATGCTTTCCTGTTTCTAGGAAAATATCATAATCCTCAAACCATATTTTACTCATACTTGATATTTCACTATCCACTTCTGACCTTGACATAGCTAATATCATTGATTTTGTATATACTGCTAAGTGTCCTGTAGGGTCTACATAGTTTACTGGGTTATTTAATGCGTATGCATATTGGTTTAGTGATTGTGGATTTGATATATTACCTCTATAGGTGTCTTCTGTCATAAATCTTCCTACATTTGGATTATACCATCTTGCATTCATATATACAAGTGATGCCTTATCATCATATAGATGCCCTGTATAGCCTCTTAAGTTGTATGGTGATTTTATACCTGTTTGTATGTTTCCAAATACATCATATCTATAGTCTTCTATCTTGTCTCCATGTCTATCTCTTAAGGCTGTTGTTGATGATAATCCATCGAATTCATAATACATTAATCCGCCATTTGTATTTATTGTTTCTTCTTTTGATGGTGATATTCTTCCTTTTAGTCCAAACATCTTTTGTTGTGTACCTAAATTGTACACCTTTAAGGGGTCACTCCAAACCGTCCCTATGTTTCTTCCTACCTTTCCGTTGGAAATAGATGGGTGTTAGCTCAAAGTAACTGCAGAACTTATATTATGTAGTGTGATATTTCTCTGCAAACGAAAAGAAAGCCATGGAACGATTAGATTTGTCTACTCCATGGCTTTTGCGCTGAATTATACAGTTGGTTTCTATCTAATTATACAGTCAGTCAGTGTAATCTCTGGTTCCCATTCTGAAATTACTTCAATAACGTAATTCATAGTAACTATAACAAAGTGTTTCATGTCTAAATAGTCATAGATTCCCGAACCAATTTTTTCAATAAATCGACCATACTCACCATCATTAATCAGATAAATAATATTTTTAAATTTCTCGCCTTTTAGGCGTTTAATCTCATCCCGATTAAATAAATCACCCAAAATTATTCCTTCATCTAATACTCTCAAGGCAGTAATTGCACCAAAGTCAAGCGTTACAACTACTTCTGCACTTCTTAATTTTACAATCAATCCATCCTCTTCATTTTGAGTAATAAATGATTGATAATTCCCTGCTGGGATTGTTCCTGTAAAAATTTCATTCCATTTTTCCATCATATTATCTCCTATCTAATAGCGAATCTTATATATTTTCTTATTAGATATTTTAATTTCTAGTGTTGCTCCACCAGTTGCACTACCTGGTCTTGCAACAACTTTAGTCCCATTGCTCAATATTCCTACTTTTCCAGGACCATATTGCGTCTGGATGTTTGTTACATCTGATGGGTTCAAGCTTTCAAAATCACTTAGTGTTTGCTCGTAACCTCCACTTTTTTCAAAGTTTCTTGCTACTCCGGCGCCATTAGTTGTTTCGTTAGCACTTCCGATTATGTCATCAACAGTTTTACCCGTCCCCTCACTACCACTAATTAAATTATCCCAAGAAGCGAACATTACATCTAGTCCACCATGAGTACTTAATGCTCCAGAAGCTAAGTATTCTGTTGAAACTGCCATCACTGGCACGCCAATAATTGCTCCTCCACCAGTTAATGTAGCGGTAAAACCTTCAACTTCTCCTACTACTCCAGCTCCTATTTTAGCAACTCCAAATACTGTTTCGGCTACACCAAGTTCAAATGATATTACATCTCCAATTTTTTTACCAACATTATAACATCCATCGTATGTAACATTTGGTGCTATTATATTAGATTCAAATGATTGTAAACCTTGTGACATACCTGACGAATATTTTTCATCATTATAGCCTACAGTTGAACGTAACTGATCTAATTGATTAGCATGTGCTTGTAGTTCATTATTTGCTACTGAATCACCTATTCCTTTAA contains these protein-coding regions:
- a CDS encoding RHS repeat-associated core domain-containing protein; this encodes MYNLGTQQKMFGLKGRISPSKEETINTNGGLMYYEFDGLSSTTALRDRHGDKIEDYRYDVFGNIQTGIKSPYNLRGYTGHLYDDKASLVYMNARWYNPNVGRFMTEDTYRGNISNPQSLNQYAYALNNPVNYVDPTGHLAVYTKSMILAMSRSEVDSEISSMSKIWFEDYDIFLETGKHTEKQNIAHQNAELMRELRPKTYYLDDTHTEYGDWNEAIKDDNGSRIIYTYERTVKITKIYKNDYDTKEIPGTGVEKYDVTVTAAELAKSNQEAIKISAGSIDIEWNTIEEEKDLKCHQRDLENELRKHDRLDLLRSILGNYDINYSSSWDDLTSGSEGTSQDVECYSFEIEQPEIRKSSGFGAGVLVLSGSLVADDATGVGVVDDVAIPFILIGGVLIYGGMRIYEAVTENSDDNNEVELPEVEYPGDDPTESPGEDWEWRGSGGPETGKGSWYNPKTGESLHPDLDHPEPIGPHWDYKGPDGRQFRVNPDGSIIPK